A genome region from Leptospira saintgironsiae includes the following:
- a CDS encoding thermonuclease family protein has protein sequence MSLGSKVKFKENTLVEVSEKSGKVILTKLNSKDATFYIYSGQVERVVDGDTIIVQLNLGFDLTSRQRIRLHKVWAAELGTKEGEISFHVLEKKLKAGRTVIVKSKGKDIYGRYVGDILYSPNKNDDIENILKTGIFLNQELGSSIKSPIMEEE, from the coding sequence TTGAGCTTAGGAAGCAAAGTTAAGTTTAAAGAGAATACTTTAGTGGAGGTTAGCGAAAAGAGTGGAAAGGTTATTCTAACGAAATTAAACTCAAAGGATGCAACCTTCTACATATACTCAGGTCAAGTGGAACGAGTTGTAGACGGAGATACGATTATAGTACAACTAAACCTTGGTTTCGACTTAACATCCAGGCAGAGAATCAGATTACATAAAGTTTGGGCAGCTGAACTTGGAACAAAAGAAGGTGAAATTTCTTTTCATGTCTTAGAGAAAAAGCTTAAAGCAGGTAGGACTGTTATTGTAAAGAGTAAGGGAAAGGACATCTACGGAAGGTACGTAGGAGATATCCTTTATTCACCAAATAAAAATGATGATATAGAAAACATACTGAAGACAGGTATCTTTCTGAACCAAGAACTTGGGAGTTCAATAAAGAGCCCTATCATGGAAGAAGAATAA